The region TGTTCTCAAGCTTCTAAAGGGTAGTATAAAGCATCCAACCACAATTTATATTTGCAACATTTAACAAAAGCATTTGATTGTATTTCCCTGTGACATGGAGGCTTACTGTGGGACTGGATATTTCTAGTGTCAGCATGACtagctgttgctgtttttggtAATGATGTTCTCACATTGATTCACAACAGCAGGTGCTACTTTAGGCTCATGCATATTTGTTGGCTTGTAATTGTTTCAATCTGTTTATACCAGAATATTTAACCAGGCTAAACATGGCTAATTTTGACTGATCAGGAATTAAAGGTCAACAGTGTCTAAGCTATAAAAATGAGCAAGTGATTGGAtcagttttaaaactcagtGGGCTCTCTGAGACTCTGGTCTTGCTGAAATAAACTTTGTCATTCCAGGTGAAACACTTGACTCGTGACTGGAGAACAACCGCCTATGCACTAAAACACTCAAAGATCCTTGAGCTGAATGATGAGGGTCGTAAGGTACGCCGCAAATCTGCGGTGCCAGTCTTTGCCAGCGAGTCGTTGCCCAGCCGCATGCTACTGCTGAGCGATCTGCAGAAGTGGCCTGAACTGGCTGCTCTCACTAAGGATAATGGAAGCAATGAGGGAGGAGCAACCCAGCAGGAACAGCTGATGAAACTGCTGCTCAAAGCATTTGGGACATACGGTGCCATCGCCTCAGTCAGAGTCCTAAAGCCAGGGAAGGACCTGCCtgcggatctcaagaggctgaGCGGGCGGTACGCACAGCTGGGCAATGAGGAGTGTGCTATTGTGGAGTTTGAGGAGGTGGAGGCTGCTGTTAAAGCCAATGAGGCTGTTGGGGGTGAAGATGGAGGAACAGGTTCGCTGGGGTTAAAAGTGGTCCTGATAGGAACCAAGCCACCGAAGAAGAAAGTACTCAAAGAGCGACCTCGCGAGGAGGGGGGGATGCGCAAAAGTCGTTCTCTCAACAGCAGAGTCCGAGAGCTTCAGTACCACGGGGATGACTCTGCATGCAGCTcatcagaaacagaaagcaCCCCCACATCACCCAGGCTAGCTAGGAAGTCCCAATCCTGCAATAAACTAAGTCCCACCACTGCTGGCATCAGCTTCCAGAACAATCATCTAAGTCCTGGTATATCCCCGCGCAACAGCCCATGGTCTAGCCCCCGAGCCAGCCCTTGTCCCCAGCGGAAAGCCCCTCACTCCCACAAGTCTCCCTTGCTTGGCGATGGCAGGCTGAGCCCCGAGGCTGGGCGCCGGTGGGCAGACTACTCCTCAGACAGTAGCCTGACCCCTTCAGGGAGCCCATGGGTTCAGCGGCGCAAGCAGGTGGCATCTCAGGAGAGCAGTCCAGTCGGCAGCCCGATGCTGGGTAGAAAAATCCAGAATGCCGATGGGCTGCCGCCAGGAGTAATGAGGTTACCGAGGGGTCCGGATGGAACCCGTGGTTTTCATGGAGTCACAGTTGCCGAGAGGGGAAAGACTGCTGCCACACAGACTTGATAACGTGGCATGTTGTGACGCATTTCACATCCCCCAGAAACAAAATGAGAGGTTCCTGGCCTTGTTGCTCAGCCCCCTCCTACATTTGAGACTGTGtagatatatttttgttgagtgCATCGGTTTTCAgtctttgttatatttttatacaacattttttgttacCATGGTAACATTAGGGGTTTACCAATGGAAATTAAAGTGAATGTAAACTAATTATGGCTTTGAGAGAAAGCTACAGATGCCACTGAAAGGGACCATGTTGCCTCCATTTTTCTCTAAACTTCTCTAAACTTTAGTTTCTCTAAACTTGAGGTAAGCTGGAGAAAAGaatttcacctttttttcttttgctcccCCCTCCCCACACTGTAAACTGTCTTGTCCAGTGTAAATGTTTGCAACATTGTCTTTGGATGACATTTAGATGTTTAAGTGGCATATAGGCACATGGACTGGGATATCACCATAtgccttttctttatttgtcaagcatacatttgttttcacatgCTGTTTAAATTGAGGCCATACCAGCTTCACTGCCATAAATGGTAAATGTCACATTtggtttagttcagttttaattatttttctttcattatggTTAGCATGCTTTGGCACTTTGTAGGGTTCTCCTCTTGCCCTGCATGTGGTTGGCAGGCagctgctttatttatttttatttttccagtctAAACCCACAGTGGGTTTTTGAGGGAGATTCAGGTCAGGAAGGATAGATGCTCTTATGTTTTTggattcttttcttttgccttcACATCAGAGCTGGGGTATTTGTACTCTAAAATTCCTATTGTACAAATAAATCACTGAAACTGCCATTtgccttgcttttttttttaactatcaTTATGCAACTGCTTAATCTTTTCAGATATATTCTCATTGGTGAGATAAATGTGATGCTAAAGCAGAATGgcaaagcaacaaaatgtgatgtatttt is a window of Xiphophorus maculatus strain JP 163 A chromosome 4, X_maculatus-5.0-male, whole genome shotgun sequence DNA encoding:
- the larp6 gene encoding la-related protein 6, whose product is MGHACFHRYRQHSECLKKISVCKRNTTSRNMHALVNAFMRCLLFLLPPSWLCVSSCLWVGNDCEDALQRPNPRARFKSRKPLTYEEVRAAAEGGSSPSVSLGPGCVSLAATSPAALQGPPKARIWVGALWRAVERIFGAPWVFLRHRWSPKKRRTALRIPCPASAFEPRQIRSFQGASAAAASVTTIRDWEGHGGAAWTQWSNMSGAVGVPGVNQAELASDAPEDPSVDEVITVDQHSQEMGTVTITVAIQAAEDEEPEEEHPGNVECLRGSCSEDELGRHDKSSGAGTSGGELEEESWQPPDTELIQKLVTQIEFYLSDENLEHDAFLLKHVRRNKLGFVSVKLLTSFKKVKHLTRDWRTTAYALKHSKILELNDEGRKVRRKSAVPVFASESLPSRMLLLSDLQKWPELAALTKDNGSNEGGATQQEQLMKLLLKAFGTYGAIASVRVLKPGKDLPADLKRLSGRYAQLGNEECAIVEFEEVEAAVKANEAVGGEDGGTGSLGLKVVLIGTKPPKKKVLKERPREEGGMRKSRSLNSRVRELQYHGDDSACSSSETESTPTSPRLARKSQSCNKLSPTTAGISFQNNHLSPGISPRNSPWSSPRASPCPQRKAPHSHKSPLLGDGRLSPEAGRRWADYSSDSSLTPSGSPWVQRRKQVASQESSPVGSPMLGRKIQNADGLPPGVMRLPRGPDGTRGFHGVTVAERGKTAATQT